One Pelagicoccus enzymogenes DNA segment encodes these proteins:
- a CDS encoding SDR family NAD(P)-dependent oxidoreductase, which yields MKQFDLTGKIALVTGCKRGIGKAMTLALAEAGADIIGVSATLEAGCDVDKEVQALGRSFKAYSCDFGDRQALHAFIEQVNADYPRIDILVNNAGTILRAPAAEHSDEYWDKVIEINLNAQFVLTRELGKRMVERGYGKIVFTASLLTFQGGVTVPGYAASKGGVGQLTMAFANEWASKGVNVNAIAPGYIDTDNTEALRNDPVRSQQILARIPAGRWGSPEDFKGPIVFLCSDAASYMHGTTMLVDGGWMGR from the coding sequence ATGAAGCAATTCGATCTCACAGGAAAAATCGCCCTCGTTACGGGCTGTAAACGCGGTATCGGCAAAGCCATGACGCTCGCTCTCGCCGAAGCCGGCGCCGACATCATCGGCGTCAGCGCCACTCTCGAAGCGGGCTGCGATGTTGACAAGGAAGTCCAAGCCCTCGGCCGATCCTTCAAGGCTTATAGCTGCGACTTCGGCGACCGCCAAGCGCTGCACGCCTTCATCGAACAAGTGAACGCCGACTACCCAAGAATCGATATTCTGGTCAACAACGCCGGTACCATCTTGCGCGCTCCCGCTGCCGAGCACAGCGACGAGTACTGGGACAAGGTTATCGAAATCAATCTCAACGCCCAGTTCGTGCTCACCCGCGAACTCGGCAAGCGCATGGTAGAACGCGGCTACGGGAAAATCGTATTCACCGCGTCACTACTGACCTTCCAAGGCGGTGTCACCGTTCCCGGCTACGCAGCCAGCAAGGGCGGAGTAGGCCAGCTGACCATGGCTTTCGCCAACGAGTGGGCCAGCAAAGGCGTCAACGTCAACGCGATCGCCCCCGGCTACATCGACACCGACAACACCGAAGCCTTGCGCAACGACCCTGTGCGCAGCCAACAGATCCTCGCTCGTATTCCGGCCGGACGCTGGGGAAGCCCCGAGGACTTCAAGGGCCCCATCGTATTCCTTTGCTCCGACGCAGCCAGCTACATGCACGGTACCACCATGCTCGTCGACGGTGGCTGGATGGGCCGCTAA